Proteins from a single region of Methanoculleus horonobensis:
- a CDS encoding Hsp20/alpha crystallin family protein has translation MAALRVAPYVCAYSDENEENLHIEIELPGVDKKDITFKMQETSFSIDATRGDVRYVGTYAIGCPVDTSGAKATFRNGLLAVDVPYVQPAAEETKEIPIAE, from the coding sequence ATGGCAGCGTTGAGAGTTGCACCCTATGTCTGCGCTTACTCGGATGAGAACGAAGAGAACTTGCACATCGAGATAGAGCTACCCGGGGTCGATAAGAAGGACATCACGTTCAAGATGCAGGAGACCAGTTTTTCCATCGATGCGACCCGCGGTGACGTCCGCTACGTCGGCACCTATGCGATCGGATGCCCGGTCGACACCAGCGGGGCGAAGGCGACATTCCGAAACGGCCTCCTCGCCGTGGATGTCCCCTACGTGCAGCCGGCCGCGGAGGAGACAAAGGAGATCCCCATCGCGGAGTGA
- a CDS encoding iron ABC transporter substrate-binding protein: protein MHHSRYTGLLTAAVVAAVVLTMLAAGCTGTGIARGGSDQTAMITDGFGRTVTIPSPPESVVCSGSGCLRYLVYLQSQNLAVGVDDIEKEGRAIEGRPYALAYGSQFKNLPLIGEFRGKDDPEKILGIGPAVILKTGSTGTAYATSADDADKLEAKTGIPVVAFPYGSLRNDAEKAEMYTGLRTMGEVLGKQDRAEEVIAYIEATIADLEARTADIPQNEQKTAYIGGVSSAGAHGIISTEPAYPPFLWINAKNAAAGLGTAHADVAKEALVDWDPGYIFIDVGTIQMESDGAIGELKSDPALQGLSAVKESRVYGVLPYNFYNTNYGTVLADAYFIGKTLYPDRFADIDPEEKADEIYTFFIGKPVFGDLNGQYRNLGFVEIPL, encoded by the coding sequence ATGCACCACTCAAGATACACCGGATTGCTCACGGCCGCGGTCGTTGCGGCCGTCGTTCTTACCATGCTCGCCGCCGGGTGCACCGGCACCGGGATCGCACGGGGCGGTTCCGACCAGACCGCCATGATCACCGACGGGTTCGGCAGAACCGTCACCATCCCGTCGCCGCCGGAGAGTGTCGTCTGCTCGGGTTCCGGGTGCCTCCGCTACCTCGTCTACCTGCAGAGCCAGAACCTCGCCGTCGGCGTCGATGACATCGAGAAGGAGGGGCGGGCAATCGAAGGCCGGCCTTACGCCCTCGCCTACGGGTCGCAGTTCAAGAATCTCCCCCTGATCGGTGAGTTCCGCGGCAAGGACGACCCCGAGAAGATCCTCGGGATCGGTCCTGCAGTCATCCTCAAGACCGGCTCCACCGGAACGGCATACGCGACCAGTGCCGACGATGCCGACAAACTCGAGGCGAAGACCGGCATCCCGGTCGTGGCCTTCCCCTACGGCTCGCTCAGAAACGACGCCGAAAAAGCCGAGATGTACACCGGGCTCCGCACGATGGGCGAGGTGCTCGGGAAACAGGACCGGGCCGAAGAGGTGATCGCCTACATCGAGGCGACGATCGCCGACCTTGAAGCCCGGACCGCCGACATCCCCCAGAACGAACAGAAGACGGCCTACATCGGCGGCGTCTCCTCGGCAGGCGCCCACGGCATCATCTCGACCGAACCCGCCTACCCGCCATTCCTCTGGATCAACGCAAAGAACGCCGCGGCCGGACTCGGCACCGCCCACGCCGACGTCGCGAAAGAGGCGCTCGTCGACTGGGACCCCGGGTACATCTTCATCGATGTCGGCACGATCCAGATGGAGAGCGACGGGGCGATCGGGGAACTGAAGAGCGACCCCGCGCTCCAGGGGCTCTCCGCCGTGAAGGAAAGCCGGGTCTACGGCGTTCTCCCGTACAACTTCTACAACACGAACTACGGGACCGTGCTCGCCGACGCCTACTTCATCGGCAAGACCCTGTATCCCGACCGGTTTGCCGACATCGACCCGGAGGAGAAGGCGGACGAGATCTACACCTTCTTCATCGGGAAACCAGTCTTCGGCGACCTGAACGGCCAGTACAGAAACCTCGGCTTTGTGGAGATCCCGCTGTAA
- a CDS encoding 4Fe-4S binding protein, with the protein MRERLALSRPKEAASGKTGTWRTFRPVVDRETCNACGLCAQYCPDGVIDEELNIDLDYCKGCGICANECPKGAIAMVREER; encoded by the coding sequence ATGAGAGAGAGACTTGCGCTCAGCAGGCCGAAAGAGGCCGCGTCGGGGAAGACCGGGACGTGGCGGACGTTCCGGCCCGTCGTAGACAGGGAGACGTGCAACGCCTGCGGGCTCTGTGCCCAGTACTGCCCGGACGGGGTCATCGACGAGGAACTGAACATCGACCTCGACTACTGCAAGGGGTGCGGCATCTGCGCGAACGAGTGCCCCAAAGGGGCGATCGCTATGGTGCGGGAGGAGCGCTGA
- a CDS encoding thioredoxin domain-containing protein, whose protein sequence is MNPARGYDPEAPEASVRERSPPNRLASEQSPYLLQHAHNPVDWYPWGEEAFLRAREEGRPIFLSIGYSACHWCHVMEEESFADPQVAKLLNDVFVCIKVDREERPDIDQVYMAAAHALTGTGGWPLTIFMTADKKPFFAASYIPKESRYGMTGLLDLVPRISKVWQTQRQELENAGDQVLEALQSAAKTPPKEGELGEAALDDAYNTFFRVFDGENGGFGDAPKFPTPHNLIFLLRYGNRTGKEPAYTMVEKTLHAMRRGGIFDQVGYGFHRYSTDAEWFVPHFEKMLYDQALLVMAYTEAYLATGREEFARTARETIAYVLRDMTDPDGGFYSAEDADSEGEEGKFYLWTKDEILGVLGEEDGERFSRIFNVMEPGNYREQPGGRRTGKNILRLRRPLASWAHEFATSEEDLAWFVEEGRQKLLAARDRRVRPGKDDKILTDWNGLMIAALAKAARAFDEPDYLAAAERAAAFVLTHLRRQDGRLLHRYRGGEAALAATLDDYAFMLWALIEVYEASFAPRHLKTAVDLSRDLIARYWDCNEGGFFFVPDDADVPVRQKPVYDGAIPSGNSAAMYALFILGRMTANLELEETAERIRRVFAGTVSESPTACSHFLTGLEFMLGPNFEVIISGVPGAEDTKALIDAIRSHYAPDAIVIFRPSNEEEPEIVRVAGFTRDVVTIEEKATAYVCTNYACDIPTTDPGEMVQLVRTTGRSPEPIV, encoded by the coding sequence ATGAACCCGGCACGCGGATACGACCCGGAAGCACCGGAAGCATCGGTGCGGGAACGATCACCACCGAACCGGCTGGCGAGCGAACAGAGTCCGTACCTGCTCCAGCACGCCCATAACCCCGTTGACTGGTACCCCTGGGGCGAGGAGGCCTTTCTTCGGGCGCGGGAGGAGGGGAGACCGATATTCCTCTCCATCGGCTACTCGGCCTGCCACTGGTGCCACGTCATGGAGGAGGAGTCGTTTGCCGACCCGCAGGTCGCGAAACTCTTAAACGATGTCTTCGTCTGCATCAAGGTGGATCGCGAGGAGCGGCCGGATATCGACCAGGTCTACATGGCGGCCGCCCACGCCCTGACCGGGACAGGAGGATGGCCGCTCACCATCTTCATGACCGCCGATAAAAAACCCTTCTTTGCCGCGAGTTACATCCCGAAAGAGAGCCGCTACGGGATGACCGGCCTTTTAGACCTCGTCCCCCGGATCAGCAAGGTCTGGCAGACCCAGCGGCAGGAGCTCGAGAACGCCGGCGACCAGGTGCTGGAGGCGCTGCAGAGCGCGGCGAAGACCCCGCCCAAGGAGGGCGAACTCGGCGAGGCGGCCCTCGACGATGCCTATAACACCTTCTTCCGGGTCTTCGACGGGGAGAACGGGGGGTTCGGGGACGCGCCCAAGTTCCCTACCCCGCACAACCTCATCTTCCTGCTCCGGTACGGGAACCGGACCGGGAAGGAGCCGGCATACACGATGGTCGAGAAGACGCTGCACGCCATGCGCCGGGGCGGGATCTTCGACCAGGTCGGCTATGGGTTCCATCGTTACTCGACGGACGCGGAGTGGTTCGTTCCGCACTTCGAGAAGATGCTCTACGACCAGGCGCTCCTCGTCATGGCGTATACGGAGGCTTACCTCGCGACGGGGAGGGAAGAGTTCGCGAGAACCGCACGGGAGACGATCGCCTACGTCCTGCGCGACATGACCGATCCGGATGGAGGCTTCTACTCGGCGGAGGATGCCGACAGCGAGGGCGAGGAGGGGAAGTTCTACCTCTGGACGAAGGATGAGATCCTCGGCGTCCTCGGGGAAGAGGACGGCGAACGGTTCTCCCGGATCTTCAACGTCATGGAGCCCGGGAACTACCGGGAGCAGCCCGGCGGGAGGAGAACCGGCAAAAACATCCTTCGCCTGCGCCGGCCCCTCGCATCCTGGGCGCACGAGTTCGCAACCTCGGAGGAGGATCTGGCGTGGTTCGTGGAGGAGGGCCGGCAGAAACTCCTTGCGGCCCGCGACCGGCGTGTCCGCCCGGGCAAGGACGACAAGATCCTCACCGACTGGAACGGCCTCATGATCGCCGCCCTCGCGAAAGCCGCCCGGGCCTTCGACGAACCGGACTACCTGGCGGCAGCGGAGAGAGCGGCCGCGTTCGTCCTCACGCATCTTCGCCGGCAGGACGGACGGCTCCTCCATCGCTATCGGGGCGGCGAGGCCGCCCTCGCGGCAACCCTCGACGACTACGCGTTCATGCTGTGGGCGCTCATCGAGGTCTACGAGGCGTCGTTCGCCCCCCGCCACCTCAAGACCGCCGTCGACCTCTCCCGGGATCTCATCGCCCGCTACTGGGACTGCAACGAAGGAGGGTTCTTCTTCGTGCCGGACGATGCGGACGTCCCCGTCCGCCAGAAACCGGTCTACGACGGGGCGATCCCTTCCGGAAACAGCGCCGCCATGTACGCCCTCTTCATCCTCGGCCGGATGACGGCGAACCTCGAACTCGAGGAGACGGCGGAGCGCATACGCCGCGTCTTTGCCGGAACCGTCAGCGAGTCTCCCACCGCCTGCTCCCACTTCCTGACCGGCCTCGAGTTCATGCTGGGGCCGAACTTCGAGGTGATCATATCCGGCGTTCCGGGGGCGGAGGATACGAAAGCGCTGATCGACGCCATCCGTTCGCACTACGCACCCGACGCCATCGTCATCTTCCGCCCTTCCAACGAAGAGGAACCGGAGATCGTGAGAGTTGCCGGGTTTACCCGGGATGTCGTGACGATCGAGGAGAAGGCGACGGCATACGTCTGCACCAACTACGCCTGCGACATCCCGACGACCGATCCCGGCGAGATGGTGCAGCTCGTGAGAACGACGGGACGGTCGCCGGAACCGATCGTCTGA
- a CDS encoding 2-oxoacid:acceptor oxidoreductase family protein yields the protein MYEIRIHSRGGQGGVTAAKLLALAAFRDGRHATACPFYGAERRGAPVVSFVRIDDEPIKVYSQIHEPDLVIVLDTSIMDVVDVLDGLKADGTVLLNSAHQVAGYNGTCRHVDLTGIALAQNLVVAGSPILNTPVLGALAKMGIVTLPSAEQAIREMFADERNVKAARAAYEELKV from the coding sequence ATGTATGAGATCAGGATCCACTCCCGGGGCGGGCAGGGCGGCGTCACCGCCGCGAAACTCCTCGCTCTCGCGGCATTCAGGGACGGCAGGCACGCAACCGCCTGCCCGTTCTACGGGGCGGAGCGGCGCGGGGCGCCGGTCGTCTCGTTCGTCAGGATCGACGACGAACCGATCAAGGTATACAGCCAGATCCACGAGCCGGATCTCGTGATAGTCCTCGATACGAGCATCATGGACGTGGTGGACGTCCTGGACGGCCTCAAGGCCGACGGGACGGTTCTCTTGAACAGCGCCCATCAGGTTGCCGGGTACAACGGAACCTGCCGTCACGTCGACCTGACGGGGATCGCGCTCGCGCAGAACCTGGTGGTCGCGGGAAGCCCGATCCTGAACACCCCGGTGCTCGGGGCGCTCGCGAAGATGGGGATCGTCACCCTCCCCTCGGCGGAGCAGGCGATCCGCGAGATGTTTGCCGACGAACGGAACGTAAAGGCTGCCAGAGCGGCATACGAGGAGCTGAAGGTATGA
- a CDS encoding acetate--CoA ligase family protein yields the protein MLTESEGYHLLESCGIPVPPHHLATSAGEARAAAGRIGYPVVMKVVSPEIVHKSDVGGVITGIESPEGAEEAFGTIMRNAAARAPEAPITGIIVEKEMTAGLEVLIGGKTDPSFGKVITFGLGGKLVELLADVSVRVLPVTDGEIRTMIREIEGYRLIRGYRGEPPKDEEALVRIIAAMAQAFVADPRIREFDLNPVIVYEKGVSVVDARIIVGDTAGGAAARLRVRAPPDLFYPESIAVIGASGSPNKVGYSVLRNLLSFPGNLYPVNPSRTELFGRKTYPSVLDIPGPVDWAVVAVPARIVPEVMEECGEKGVRLAIIVTAGFRETGGEGTALEEKVTAIAKRHSIRIIGPNCLGIMMPHMGINATFDPVSPRAGDVAFISQSGAIITTVVDWSLPEEFGFSTVISVGNQADLGFEHFLRFAEQDTMTRSVTLYIEEIQDGHGFMQIVGEVAGRKPVVAVKSGSSRKGKAAASSHTGSLAGSYEVYVAAFRQAGVIVARSLRDAFNLAELLASEGYPKGSRAIAVTSAGGFAVLASDYAEAYGVDMVDLPDEVLRELNAFLPPFWNHSNPMDILGDADATRFAALFDMLIRHQEFWDIAFVIAVPTTLVDPAHVANEIVRFSRNTEKMVVGCMLGGDSIRSGLRILRASRIPNFSELEDAFKAVGSILEVRGARQE from the coding sequence ATGTTAACCGAATCTGAGGGCTACCACCTGCTCGAGTCATGCGGGATACCGGTGCCCCCCCATCACCTTGCTACCAGCGCCGGGGAGGCACGGGCGGCCGCCGGGCGAATAGGCTACCCCGTCGTCATGAAGGTCGTCTCCCCGGAGATCGTTCACAAAAGCGATGTCGGCGGAGTCATCACCGGGATCGAGAGCCCTGAAGGGGCCGAAGAGGCGTTTGGGACGATCATGCGGAACGCAGCCGCCCGTGCCCCGGAGGCGCCGATCACCGGGATCATCGTCGAGAAGGAGATGACCGCGGGGCTCGAGGTGCTGATCGGCGGAAAGACCGATCCGTCGTTTGGGAAGGTGATCACGTTCGGTCTCGGGGGGAAACTGGTGGAACTTCTCGCGGATGTCTCCGTCCGGGTGCTGCCCGTCACCGACGGCGAGATCCGCACGATGATCCGCGAGATCGAGGGCTACCGGCTCATCCGGGGATACCGTGGAGAGCCCCCGAAGGATGAGGAGGCGCTCGTCCGCATCATCGCCGCGATGGCACAGGCCTTCGTCGCGGATCCCCGTATCAGGGAGTTCGACCTGAACCCGGTGATCGTCTACGAGAAAGGGGTCAGCGTCGTCGATGCACGGATCATCGTCGGGGATACCGCCGGGGGCGCGGCTGCCCGGCTCAGGGTCCGGGCGCCCCCGGATCTCTTCTACCCGGAATCCATCGCCGTGATCGGCGCCTCCGGAAGCCCGAACAAGGTGGGCTACTCGGTGCTCCGGAACCTGCTCTCGTTCCCCGGAAACCTCTACCCGGTCAACCCGTCCCGAACGGAGCTCTTCGGACGAAAGACCTACCCCTCCGTTCTTGATATCCCGGGCCCGGTCGACTGGGCGGTCGTCGCCGTGCCCGCCCGCATCGTCCCGGAGGTGATGGAGGAGTGCGGGGAGAAAGGCGTCCGTCTCGCGATCATCGTCACCGCCGGGTTCCGCGAGACCGGCGGGGAAGGCACAGCGCTCGAAGAGAAGGTCACGGCGATCGCAAAGCGGCACTCCATCAGGATCATCGGCCCGAACTGTCTCGGGATCATGATGCCTCATATGGGGATCAATGCCACGTTCGACCCCGTCTCGCCGAGAGCGGGAGACGTCGCCTTCATCTCCCAGAGCGGCGCGATCATCACCACCGTCGTCGACTGGAGCCTCCCCGAGGAGTTCGGGTTCTCGACCGTCATCAGCGTCGGCAACCAGGCGGATCTCGGGTTCGAGCATTTTCTTCGGTTCGCCGAGCAGGACACCATGACCCGATCGGTCACCCTGTACATCGAGGAGATCCAGGACGGACACGGGTTCATGCAGATCGTCGGCGAGGTCGCCGGAAGAAAGCCGGTGGTGGCGGTGAAGTCCGGTTCGTCCCGGAAGGGGAAGGCCGCGGCGTCCTCCCACACCGGGTCGCTTGCCGGAAGCTACGAGGTCTACGTCGCGGCGTTCAGGCAGGCGGGGGTGATTGTGGCCCGGAGCCTGCGGGACGCCTTCAACCTCGCGGAACTCCTGGCCTCCGAGGGCTACCCGAAGGGGAGTCGCGCGATCGCCGTCACCAGTGCGGGAGGTTTCGCCGTCCTCGCCTCCGACTACGCCGAGGCCTACGGGGTCGATATGGTCGACCTCCCCGACGAGGTGCTCCGCGAGCTCAATGCATTCCTCCCGCCGTTCTGGAACCACTCAAACCCCATGGACATCCTCGGCGATGCCGACGCCACCCGGTTCGCCGCTCTCTTCGACATGCTGATACGCCACCAGGAGTTCTGGGATATCGCGTTCGTGATCGCCGTGCCGACCACACTCGTCGATCCGGCGCACGTCGCGAACGAGATCGTCCGGTTCTCCCGGAACACGGAGAAGATGGTGGTGGGCTGCATGCTCGGCGGCGACAGCATCAGGAGCGGTCTGCGCATCCTGCGGGCCTCCCGGATCCCGAACTTCTCGGAGCTTGAGGACGCGTTCAAGGCGGTGGGCAGTATCCTTGAGGTCAGGGGAGCCCGACAGGAGTGA
- a CDS encoding OsmC family protein, producing MNGRNGVDMERVKTLKAVMQENPAAGRRTLSGITSWNGGAHSTTIVRNFAVPADEPAVLGGTGRGASPTELMLTALSACITIGIAYSAAEDGIEVDSIEIDVAGDLDLRGFLNIGDLRPGLAEIRLAVRVDADAPQELIEELVDRGYRRSPVAASLEGRVPVRVCIGREEATLSEPRSGA from the coding sequence ATGAACGGGCGAAACGGGGTCGATATGGAGCGGGTGAAGACCCTCAAAGCAGTGATGCAGGAGAACCCGGCGGCGGGCAGAAGAACCCTCTCCGGTATCACGAGCTGGAATGGCGGCGCCCATTCCACCACGATCGTCCGGAACTTCGCCGTCCCGGCCGACGAACCGGCAGTCCTCGGCGGAACCGGCCGTGGAGCAAGCCCGACGGAACTGATGCTCACGGCGCTCTCCGCCTGCATCACGATCGGTATCGCCTATAGCGCGGCGGAAGACGGGATCGAGGTCGATTCAATCGAGATCGATGTTGCGGGCGACCTCGATCTCAGGGGGTTCCTCAACATCGGCGATCTCCGACCGGGACTCGCGGAGATCCGTCTGGCCGTCCGGGTGGATGCCGACGCGCCGCAGGAGTTGATCGAGGAACTCGTCGACCGCGGCTACCGGCGATCGCCGGTCGCGGCCTCGCTTGAAGGCAGGGTGCCGGTCAGGGTCTGCATCGGGCGGGAGGAAGCGACCCTCTCCGAACCGCGATCCGGGGCCTGA
- a CDS encoding MBL fold metallo-hydrolase → MLFEKIKSDLLAHNSYIVGAGGEAAVIDPRRDCLVYAAIAGREGMKITKIFETHKNEDYVIGSRELARPTGAEILHGAREEFGFGTGVREGETFSIGSLELEVLETPGHTVESISLLLRDRSVSDKPLMIFTGDALFAGDVGRTDLAGEDKRREMSEMLYASLHQKILPLPDSTIVCPAHGAGSVCGGNIGDREYTTIGFEKAANGLLSLSKGEFVEQKVNERLYEPQYFGMMRKLNREGPPLIYNLPHLQAYSAREIRSLMDRGAQIVDIRSPTSFAGGHIPGALSIWREGLPLYMGYYLNYEDPIVLVDDFNLDLDHVVRHFVRLGYDNIAGYLAGGFAAWFKQGEIVGRSGTWSPPDLAENLDDPSVWVLDVRNVNHRERDGYIQGSHHIYVGHLEEHIEEIPEDKQIVVHCDAGYKGSLAASILENYGFRNVINLLGGTFGWNAANYPLLKDEKKPLSTSPAP, encoded by the coding sequence ATGCTGTTTGAGAAGATTAAGTCCGATCTCCTTGCTCACAACTCATACATCGTCGGGGCGGGCGGGGAGGCGGCGGTCATCGATCCGAGGCGCGACTGCCTGGTCTACGCGGCCATCGCCGGGCGCGAGGGCATGAAGATCACGAAGATTTTTGAGACCCATAAGAACGAGGATTACGTCATCGGCTCCCGTGAGCTCGCTCGCCCGACCGGGGCGGAGATCCTGCACGGCGCCCGGGAGGAGTTCGGGTTCGGCACCGGCGTCCGGGAAGGGGAGACGTTCTCGATCGGTTCGCTCGAGCTCGAGGTTCTGGAGACGCCCGGCCATACCGTAGAGAGCATATCGCTCCTGCTCCGCGACCGATCGGTCTCCGACAAACCCCTGATGATCTTTACCGGCGATGCGCTCTTTGCCGGGGATGTGGGGAGAACCGATCTTGCCGGCGAGGATAAGCGGCGGGAGATGTCCGAGATGTTGTATGCGAGCCTGCACCAGAAGATCCTCCCGCTCCCCGACAGCACGATCGTCTGCCCCGCCCACGGCGCGGGATCCGTCTGCGGCGGGAACATCGGCGACCGGGAGTACACGACCATCGGTTTCGAGAAGGCGGCGAACGGGCTGCTCTCCCTCTCGAAGGGAGAGTTCGTCGAGCAGAAGGTGAACGAGCGGCTCTACGAGCCGCAGTATTTCGGGATGATGCGTAAACTCAACCGGGAAGGGCCGCCCCTGATCTACAACCTGCCGCACCTGCAGGCATACTCCGCCCGGGAGATCCGCTCATTGATGGACCGAGGCGCACAGATCGTCGATATTCGGTCCCCGACGAGTTTCGCCGGCGGGCACATCCCCGGGGCGCTCAGCATCTGGCGGGAGGGTCTTCCGCTCTACATGGGCTACTACCTGAACTACGAGGACCCGATCGTCCTCGTGGACGACTTCAACCTGGACCTGGATCACGTGGTGCGCCACTTTGTCCGGCTCGGCTACGACAACATCGCCGGATACCTCGCCGGCGGGTTTGCGGCCTGGTTCAAGCAGGGGGAGATCGTCGGGCGCTCCGGTACCTGGTCTCCTCCCGATCTCGCCGAGAACCTGGACGACCCGTCCGTCTGGGTGCTCGACGTCAGGAACGTCAATCACCGGGAGAGGGATGGCTACATCCAGGGTTCGCACCACATCTATGTCGGGCATCTCGAGGAGCATATCGAGGAGATCCCGGAGGATAAGCAGATCGTCGTCCATTGCGACGCCGGGTACAAGGGGAGTCTTGCGGCGAGCATCCTCGAGAATTACGGGTTTAGAAACGTCATAAACCTGCTCGGCGGTACGTTCGGGTGGAACGCGGCGAACTACCCGCTCCTCAAGGACGAGAAGAAACCGCTGTCCACCTCTCCGGCGCCGTAG